The following proteins are encoded in a genomic region of Parachlamydiales bacterium:
- a CDS encoding secretin N-terminal domain-containing protein yields the protein MKAAFSRTLRKNIQAFAFLGAIAVFPQAAQSSLGQTEGAGIILLQQTVPFNMYPKQNPPPHQGLSPKTAARSKPVTSPNETYHFLPFLEATGPVDDPDEDDVELIYPTPPQPENSSAYNRSNVDLRVASVRQSTTPASFYPIAGNVEPQYGSFLNAASGNEQDLWNDNVLSDQDWEVADERLDPDQFVSSEPLQKHFRELLEGPGNYQTAPSGAAVGWNTQSGYGANSSEKSLEGATAIVHSITPKPQQQTSFESDEYYWQEQPLQQKRSVGLVLDSSAPSRNYEDYNLIAQAAPVQPTAQPAVGLKTQTKPIQINFNNIAITEYIHFVSRLTNRNFIYDENDLQFNVTIVSEEAVTVEEIMATLLQVLRIHDLSIIEEGDNFLIHRNPGVKGLGNVVIDNYGNPYSIPIDADIITQVIQLNTLDAQTAQNVISNLISSRGIVEVFRETNHLVISDFRDNVRQIVQVLRGVDAPASSQTIGQYVVRNTSLDSLVELAQSVLKPIAREQPLTLVPHGASNSIFIMTSPFIMERIMPILYRLDQRDGTTGVYDLKNIQFMNYDAWRSALRGDETPEGAAAAALKGRVGTADLGPDGLPGSIDGLRGKWELDDRGRWVYKPTLQDNLSGSETNPFIPGLAGTVATPGAPPIPIDFTKQGQSLRPGGVGNLPLPTDIPPPDGYWKVDPQGNWYFQQLLPGQSLDAIRATLPVDENGNLLGPKGHWIIDGKGLWIFELSPDDSIYSGQKARFGRLNPTLPVGFVERTKFYIYKLQFRKGDAIDEAIKKIGLSLLDSEAINAALITTINSIQWLEESNSLVFSGPPEELDKVIELINEMDIPLRQVFIEMLILDTTITDSLNYGVNWATRFGGGNFSGSQGFIAGASTLPQALNSTGVTVNAAGQATASTPNGTQFASSPGYTLGIIGQHIVNKAFGLEFNSIGALITALHERNIGNVILNPKILTEDGVPAEIFVGINTQFRTNSVANNTGDVITSNFEFRDIGTRLTVTPTLGPSNIITLDIAEEVSNVINNPTSSGGGGGGQNGLLSDAGAGPTTSKNTTKTRVHIPDGYFLIISGMIQDDETRYRNEVPCLGGAPLLGALFSYKTYSDSKRNLMIFIRPKLIDTEEEINNLTRHQQNIFKIRNKPVPMWKHEVKEALNFLNVGDFVDCGGTGPLGFPKDEEVAELTHTQPDYSDRSNQAKRVARSRSRCVRKRCGPCR from the coding sequence ATGAAAGCAGCCTTTTCGCGTACTCTACGAAAAAACATCCAAGCCTTCGCTTTCTTGGGTGCCATTGCGGTTTTTCCACAAGCTGCACAATCCTCATTAGGACAAACAGAAGGTGCAGGCATTATTCTGCTTCAGCAGACAGTGCCCTTCAATATGTACCCCAAGCAAAATCCTCCTCCGCATCAGGGTCTAAGCCCTAAGACAGCGGCGAGGAGCAAGCCTGTAACCTCTCCTAATGAGACTTATCATTTTCTCCCATTCTTGGAAGCTACAGGCCCTGTAGATGATCCTGATGAGGATGATGTCGAGTTGATATACCCCACGCCTCCGCAACCGGAGAATTCTTCAGCCTATAACAGATCTAATGTAGACCTAAGAGTAGCTTCTGTACGACAATCCACTACCCCCGCCTCCTTCTATCCTATCGCGGGAAATGTAGAGCCTCAGTATGGGTCATTCTTAAATGCCGCTTCCGGCAATGAGCAAGACCTTTGGAACGATAATGTACTTTCAGATCAAGATTGGGAAGTCGCAGACGAAAGGCTCGACCCGGATCAATTTGTTTCGAGCGAACCCCTGCAAAAACATTTTCGAGAGCTTTTAGAAGGTCCCGGTAATTACCAGACAGCCCCAAGCGGAGCTGCAGTCGGTTGGAATACACAATCAGGATATGGAGCTAATTCTTCTGAAAAAAGTTTGGAAGGTGCTACCGCGATAGTCCATTCTATCACTCCTAAACCGCAGCAACAAACTTCTTTTGAAAGTGATGAATATTATTGGCAAGAGCAGCCTTTGCAGCAAAAACGCAGCGTAGGTCTGGTTTTAGATAGTTCAGCGCCCTCTAGAAATTATGAAGATTACAACCTTATCGCCCAAGCGGCGCCTGTGCAACCTACCGCCCAGCCGGCAGTGGGATTGAAGACACAGACAAAACCTATCCAGATTAACTTTAACAACATTGCTATCACTGAATATATTCATTTTGTCAGCCGACTAACAAACCGTAACTTCATTTATGACGAAAATGATCTTCAGTTCAATGTGACTATTGTTTCCGAGGAAGCAGTCACTGTTGAAGAAATCATGGCTACTCTTTTGCAAGTTTTGCGCATCCACGATTTGTCCATTATTGAGGAAGGCGACAATTTCTTGATCCACAGAAATCCCGGCGTCAAAGGATTGGGCAATGTCGTCATAGACAATTACGGCAACCCTTACTCTATTCCCATTGATGCTGACATCATCACTCAAGTAATACAGTTGAATACTCTGGATGCTCAGACTGCTCAGAACGTAATCAGCAATTTGATTTCATCCAGGGGGATCGTAGAAGTTTTCCGTGAGACCAATCACCTGGTCATCAGTGATTTCAGAGATAATGTCAGGCAAATAGTACAGGTTTTACGCGGAGTGGACGCTCCCGCAAGCAGCCAAACAATCGGCCAGTACGTTGTACGTAATACTTCACTGGACTCCCTTGTTGAACTGGCGCAAAGCGTATTAAAGCCTATTGCGCGTGAACAACCACTGACCTTGGTTCCTCATGGAGCTTCCAATAGTATCTTCATCATGACTTCTCCTTTCATCATGGAAAGGATCATGCCTATCTTGTACAGGCTTGACCAAAGAGATGGAACGACAGGTGTTTATGATCTGAAGAATATCCAGTTCATGAATTACGATGCTTGGCGCTCCGCTCTGCGCGGGGACGAAACTCCCGAGGGAGCCGCTGCTGCTGCCCTTAAAGGCAGAGTAGGCACTGCAGATCTAGGTCCTGATGGGCTTCCCGGATCCATTGATGGTTTGCGTGGTAAATGGGAACTGGACGATCGCGGCAGATGGGTTTATAAACCCACTTTGCAAGACAACCTGTCCGGTTCTGAGACAAATCCCTTTATCCCTGGTTTAGCGGGCACTGTTGCCACACCCGGCGCCCCGCCCATTCCTATAGATTTTACAAAGCAAGGACAAAGCTTAAGACCCGGTGGAGTAGGTAATCTTCCCCTTCCCACAGATATTCCTCCCCCTGATGGATATTGGAAAGTGGATCCGCAAGGAAACTGGTATTTCCAACAATTACTTCCCGGTCAATCTTTAGATGCTATAAGAGCAACTTTGCCTGTCGATGAGAACGGCAATTTATTAGGCCCTAAAGGGCATTGGATTATTGACGGCAAAGGATTATGGATCTTTGAATTGTCCCCAGATGATTCGATCTATTCCGGACAGAAAGCACGATTTGGTAGACTGAACCCTACCTTGCCTGTGGGATTTGTTGAACGTACCAAATTCTATATCTATAAATTGCAATTCCGCAAAGGCGATGCAATTGATGAAGCTATCAAAAAAATCGGATTGAGCCTCTTGGATTCCGAAGCTATAAATGCTGCTTTGATCACTACCATCAACAGCATCCAGTGGCTGGAAGAGTCTAATTCGTTGGTATTTAGCGGTCCTCCCGAAGAGCTGGATAAGGTCATCGAGCTAATCAATGAAATGGACATTCCATTACGACAAGTCTTTATCGAGATGTTGATATTGGATACAACGATCACAGACTCGTTAAATTATGGCGTTAACTGGGCTACACGTTTCGGCGGGGGTAACTTCTCAGGTTCCCAAGGCTTTATTGCCGGTGCATCTACACTTCCTCAAGCACTGAATTCAACAGGTGTGACAGTAAATGCCGCAGGCCAAGCGACAGCATCAACTCCTAACGGTACACAGTTTGCTTCTTCGCCGGGTTATACCTTAGGTATCATCGGTCAACATATTGTGAATAAAGCTTTTGGTTTGGAGTTTAACTCTATCGGCGCTTTGATCACAGCTCTACATGAAAGAAATATCGGTAACGTTATCCTCAATCCTAAGATTTTAACTGAAGATGGCGTACCGGCTGAAATATTTGTAGGTATCAATACTCAGTTCCGTACTAACTCTGTAGCAAACAATACAGGGGACGTTATCACCAGTAACTTTGAATTCAGGGATATCGGTACACGTCTGACTGTCACGCCTACCTTAGGGCCCAGCAATATCATTACCTTGGATATTGCCGAAGAAGTTAGCAACGTCATCAACAACCCTACATCGAGCGGCGGTGGCGGCGGCGGACAGAATGGACTCCTTAGCGACGCCGGAGCAGGCCCAACGACGAGCAAGAACACGACAAAAACACGTGTTCATATCCCAGACGGCTACTTCTTAATCATAAGCGGTATGATACAAGATGACGAGACCCGTTATCGTAATGAAGTGCCTTGCTTAGGTGGAGCACCACTGTTAGGAGCATTATTCAGCTATAAAACCTACAGTGATTCGAAACGGAATTTGATGATCTTCATCCGTCCGAAATTAATCGATACGGAAGAAGAGATTAACAATTTGACACGGCATCAGCAAAACATCTTTAAGATACGTAATAAGCCTGTTCCAATGTGGAAACACGAAGTGAAGGAAGCGCTTAACTTCTTAAATGTGGGTGACTTTGTAGATTGCGGAGGTACAGGCCCCTTAGGCTTCCCCAAAGACGAAGAAGTTGCTGAGCTGACACATACCCAACCTGATTATTCCGATAGATCTAATCAGGCAAAACGTGTAGCTCGCTCAAGATCACGCTGCGTAAGAAAACGCTGCGGTCCTTGCCGTTAA
- a CDS encoding tetratricopeptide repeat protein, with the protein MKKLIPTLCLLLLALMTTACSPRSCLLEPTLGYTPQVCHITTLPSAFPDLTPEERCSDWGKELLVGEKLACELDLYRAITAFKRAHILFAGEDNLEREQQIEYGIFFSYYLGGRYQDALNNFECGTLTDVNAQFPAIRELLIAVYDSYMHTEQYPKAFRILELIDACDTEIGVRLRTADSLVLGDLVAAKCLASDLPCEEVNLIEGFAQEYCCKKLSVRKAQTLNAILPGAGYYYVGQEKAAATSLIINTLFTAAAYTFFEKGNWAAGLITTSLELGWYIGGINGAGLAAKEYNECIYNTLGKEMMIKGRLFPVLLFQTAF; encoded by the coding sequence ATGAAAAAACTCATCCCTACATTATGCCTCTTGTTATTAGCCCTTATGACTACGGCATGCAGCCCTCGCAGCTGTTTACTTGAACCTACCCTTGGCTATACGCCCCAAGTTTGCCACATCACTACCCTGCCTTCCGCTTTTCCGGATCTCACTCCTGAAGAAAGATGCTCAGATTGGGGCAAAGAACTTCTAGTGGGTGAGAAGCTTGCCTGTGAATTGGATTTGTATAGGGCTATCACCGCTTTCAAAAGGGCGCATATTCTTTTTGCAGGCGAAGATAATCTAGAAAGGGAGCAGCAGATAGAATACGGAATTTTCTTCTCCTATTATTTAGGGGGGAGATATCAAGATGCCCTCAATAATTTCGAATGCGGAACATTAACCGATGTCAATGCGCAATTTCCAGCTATTCGTGAGTTATTAATCGCAGTATATGACTCCTATATGCATACGGAACAATATCCTAAAGCTTTCCGCATCCTTGAACTGATCGATGCTTGCGATACAGAAATTGGAGTACGCTTGCGCACTGCGGATAGTTTAGTCCTAGGCGACCTTGTCGCAGCTAAATGCCTTGCCAGCGATCTTCCCTGCGAAGAAGTGAATTTAATTGAAGGATTTGCTCAGGAGTATTGCTGTAAAAAGCTATCCGTCAGAAAAGCCCAAACACTGAATGCTATACTACCGGGTGCCGGATACTACTATGTGGGACAGGAAAAGGCTGCTGCCACTTCGTTAATTATAAACACCCTTTTTACAGCGGCTGCATATACTTTCTTTGAGAAAGGGAATTGGGCTGCAGGTCTTATCACGACAAGCTTGGAGTTAGGCTGGTATATTGGCGGTATTAACGGTGCAGGCCTCGCTGCGAAGGAATACAATGAGTGCATCTATAATACCCTCGGAAAAGAAATGATGATTAAGGGGCGTTTATTCCCTGTCCTTCTTTTCCAAACGGCATTTTAA
- the yidD gene encoding membrane protein insertion efficiency factor YidD encodes MKKTLSLVIYLLFCSHLIQGEIPWGPDESLAFYEPCDPPSPCCGSHNPLAEAGVCLIRFHQEVISPADGPRSNFIPSSSQYTLDAMRKYGFAKGVAYGCDRLMRENSEKWIYKTTLNPEGKITKFDPVK; translated from the coding sequence ATGAAAAAAACTCTCTCTCTGGTCATCTATCTTTTGTTTTGCAGCCATCTGATACAGGGAGAGATTCCTTGGGGACCTGATGAATCCCTGGCGTTTTATGAACCCTGTGATCCACCCAGCCCTTGCTGCGGCTCTCATAACCCATTAGCAGAGGCTGGCGTCTGCCTTATCCGTTTTCACCAAGAAGTGATCTCACCGGCGGATGGCCCTCGCAGCAACTTTATTCCGAGCAGTTCACAATATACTTTAGATGCCATGAGAAAATATGGATTTGCAAAAGGGGTTGCTTACGGCTGCGATAGGCTGATGCGCGAAAATTCCGAAAAATGGATTTACAAGACTACCCTCAATCCTGAAGGGAAGATAACTAAATTTGATCCTGTGAAGTAA
- the dnaA gene encoding chromosomal replication initiator protein DnaA yields the protein MLSCDHREAWNQFLEFAKKHCSITAFGNWLAPIKVLEATEDAVTLEIPNIFVKEYLLSNYAKDLCAFLPVNAKGEPNILFVIASQPTAALQPSLPSLPSVNTVAQGQGQGGVKLNPFYRFDTFIEGPTNQFVKSAAYGVAARPGQNYNILFIHGGVGLGKTHILHSIGHYIQEHHKGLRVQCITTEAFINDLVDSLRNKSIEKMKRFYRSDVDVLLVDDIQFLQNRLNFEEEFCHTFETLINQRKQIVITSDKPPSQLKLSERMIARMEWGLVAHVGVPELETRVAILQSKARTRGIDIPQNVAFYIAEHIFSNVRQLEGAVNKLCAHSKLMNLSITEELVMSALREMLQQAPGADLTIDNILKGVASFFQVRVSDIKGTCRAKEVAFPRQVAMYLACKLINGSLQSLGSVFGKTHSTLLHACKAIEKKLEGNETLRRQLNMVERQLTG from the coding sequence ATGTTATCTTGTGACCATCGAGAAGCTTGGAACCAATTTCTTGAATTCGCAAAAAAACACTGCTCCATCACCGCATTCGGCAACTGGCTTGCACCTATTAAAGTTCTTGAAGCGACTGAAGATGCCGTCACCCTAGAAATCCCAAACATCTTTGTAAAAGAGTATCTGTTATCAAACTATGCTAAAGATCTATGCGCTTTCTTACCCGTAAATGCTAAAGGTGAACCCAATATACTCTTTGTTATTGCGTCACAGCCTACTGCTGCCCTCCAGCCTTCCCTCCCCTCTCTGCCCTCAGTAAATACTGTAGCGCAAGGCCAAGGTCAGGGCGGAGTAAAACTTAACCCCTTTTATCGCTTCGATACATTCATCGAGGGACCTACCAACCAGTTCGTTAAATCTGCTGCCTATGGAGTAGCCGCCCGACCCGGCCAAAACTACAACATTCTTTTCATCCATGGTGGCGTAGGCTTGGGAAAAACCCATATCCTCCATAGCATTGGACACTACATCCAAGAACATCATAAAGGACTGCGTGTACAATGCATCACGACCGAAGCTTTTATTAACGATCTGGTCGACAGCCTACGTAATAAATCTATCGAGAAAATGAAGCGTTTTTATCGTTCTGATGTAGATGTACTCCTCGTGGACGATATCCAATTTCTGCAAAATCGTCTCAACTTCGAAGAAGAATTCTGCCATACATTTGAAACACTGATCAATCAACGCAAACAAATCGTTATCACGAGCGACAAACCACCTTCGCAGCTCAAACTCTCCGAAAGAATGATCGCACGTATGGAATGGGGTCTTGTCGCACATGTCGGCGTTCCAGAATTGGAAACACGCGTCGCTATTTTGCAGAGCAAAGCCCGTACGCGCGGTATCGATATTCCACAAAATGTAGCCTTCTACATTGCAGAACATATATTCAGCAACGTTCGTCAGCTTGAAGGCGCTGTCAATAAACTATGCGCTCATAGCAAATTGATGAACCTTTCCATTACTGAAGAACTTGTGATGTCCGCTTTGCGTGAAATGCTGCAGCAAGCTCCCGGCGCAGACCTTACCATTGACAACATCCTCAAAGGAGTAGCCTCCTTTTTCCAAGTGCGTGTCAGTGATATCAAAGGAACTTGCCGAGCCAAAGAAGTCGCTTTCCCTCGCCAAGTGGCCATGTATCTCGCCTGCAAGCTGATCAATGGCTCTTTGCAATCTTTAGGATCTGTTTTCGGAAAAACACACTCCACTTTGCTGCACGCGTGCAAGGCTATTGAGAAGAAACTAGAAGGCAATGAAACACTGCGCCGCCAGCTCAACATGGTAGAACGCCAGCTAACAGGCTAA
- a CDS encoding cation diffusion facilitator family transporter, protein MAKISELQDSKYFVPMAFSALSAIVVLAIKAYAYAVTNSQAIFADFMESLLHIGIVGITSLSLWYAAKPPDREHRYGHGKAAYFSAAFEGLLVLFTGGATLYNAFNSLFRGFTPHNLEMGALLVVVVIVINAVMSYYLIRRGKDLNNIALQSHGYHIQTDMWTSMGVVISLFATWMTGYSWVDSIVGAFLALWILYTGGQVCLQAYQGLMERIDEDVHATVLALLENAVDEKLIEDFHQLRHRRVNDVIWIEVHLLFDGKLTLNEVHRRATVLEVRLIESFPADQVNVMTHLEPTKHLEAHPVNHPDREKPPI, encoded by the coding sequence ATGGCAAAAATTTCTGAACTCCAAGATTCCAAGTATTTTGTTCCAATGGCATTCAGCGCCCTAAGCGCAATTGTCGTCTTGGCCATTAAAGCTTATGCCTATGCTGTCACAAATAGCCAAGCAATATTCGCCGATTTTATGGAATCCTTACTCCATATAGGAATCGTGGGTATTACCTCTTTAAGTCTATGGTATGCAGCTAAACCACCCGATAGGGAACATAGATATGGCCACGGAAAGGCAGCTTACTTTTCCGCTGCTTTTGAAGGATTGTTGGTACTGTTCACAGGCGGTGCAACCCTATATAATGCCTTTAATTCTTTATTTAGGGGATTCACACCGCACAACCTAGAAATGGGCGCGCTGCTGGTCGTCGTAGTTATCGTTATCAATGCCGTCATGAGCTATTACTTGATACGTCGAGGCAAAGACTTAAATAATATAGCTCTTCAATCACATGGATATCATATTCAAACAGATATGTGGACAAGTATGGGCGTCGTCATTAGCCTCTTTGCTACATGGATGACAGGTTACTCATGGGTTGACTCAATCGTAGGTGCATTTTTAGCATTGTGGATTCTCTATACGGGCGGTCAGGTCTGTCTGCAAGCCTATCAAGGACTGATGGAACGTATCGATGAAGATGTGCATGCTACAGTTCTTGCTTTGCTGGAAAACGCTGTGGATGAAAAGCTAATCGAAGATTTCCATCAGCTTAGGCACCGCCGTGTCAATGACGTCATATGGATTGAGGTCCATCTTTTATTCGACGGCAAGCTCACATTGAATGAGGTGCATCGGCGAGCCACAGTACTTGAAGTTAGGTTGATTGAGAGTTTCCCTGCGGATCAGGTTAACGTGATGACTCATTTGGAGCCTACCAAGCATTTGGAAGCGCATCCAGTGAATCACCCTGACAGAGAAAAACCGCCGATCTAG
- a CDS encoding protease-like activity factor CPAF: MKLSRSAIFITFFCIVFTSTFAKQPEPYTLDKEMRNAIDSIGHTFQVNYGPTPWKNEQYNWYLDQKLEETKQAITPQTSIKEFQHHLNDFFKSMNDLHSCIIFHSTAFASLPFELRTTEGRFFVHRFMDKLADNAFQILTPGDEILSMDGEPIKTVFDRFLAQTSVKNPSPSDIGYALSRFTRRAGATLSPMPENLKKTIFEVRKKGSKTIRKMSYKWKYSHESMPFRKGLHPVLTIKPLESTPFYRALARADINVEIKQDNMLIEQLFERLGTPTGKEVIQAILNKYAHSEDSLENELDEAKIEEIIRFTKQKEGTVLPPLGKILWKSNPQDYFEAFIYELDTKQKVGFIRLQTFMPDNTINIIWKILKQKKLAKEPWDEFADKINYFKDRTDILVIDQTDNHGGADLYTFAIASMLSDTPLATSPDHHTLNSDLISSAVEISQLSEDELMKELEESNSFVNQTILGYPADILHMNRMISYYKYLLSCWKKGEVYTNPVHSHGVDKVIPSKKARYVKPIIVLIDEFAMSCGDVFPAMMQDNNRALLFGHTTAGAGGAVKKTDFPNRLGIDFYAYTDTLLIRSNGMPIENIGVSPDVQYHLTAEDLTNGYPGYIQALKEQIRKLVPSPIREKEPITAK; the protein is encoded by the coding sequence ATGAAGCTTAGTCGATCAGCAATATTTATTACTTTTTTTTGCATAGTGTTTACTTCTACCTTTGCAAAACAACCTGAGCCGTATACATTAGACAAAGAAATGCGTAATGCTATCGACTCCATCGGACACACGTTCCAAGTTAACTATGGACCTACACCCTGGAAAAATGAACAATATAACTGGTATCTCGACCAAAAATTAGAAGAGACAAAGCAGGCAATTACTCCCCAAACCTCCATAAAAGAATTTCAACACCATCTAAACGATTTCTTCAAATCGATGAACGACCTGCATTCGTGCATCATCTTTCATTCCACAGCCTTCGCATCTTTGCCTTTTGAGCTACGCACTACAGAAGGTCGGTTTTTCGTGCATCGCTTTATGGATAAACTAGCCGATAACGCATTTCAGATTTTAACTCCCGGTGATGAAATCCTCAGCATGGATGGCGAGCCTATTAAAACTGTTTTTGACCGCTTCTTAGCGCAAACATCTGTTAAAAACCCCTCTCCCAGTGATATCGGTTATGCCCTAAGCCGTTTTACCCGACGCGCTGGTGCAACCCTAAGTCCCATGCCGGAAAATCTTAAGAAGACAATTTTTGAAGTACGCAAAAAAGGTTCTAAGACAATACGTAAGATGTCTTATAAATGGAAGTACTCCCACGAGTCTATGCCCTTTAGAAAAGGACTTCATCCTGTCTTAACTATTAAACCCCTCGAATCTACTCCCTTTTATAGAGCCCTCGCGCGCGCCGATATTAATGTGGAAATTAAGCAAGATAACATGCTTATAGAACAATTGTTTGAACGGCTAGGAACCCCTACAGGCAAAGAAGTCATCCAGGCAATCCTAAATAAATACGCCCATTCAGAAGACTCCCTGGAAAATGAGTTAGATGAAGCAAAAATTGAAGAAATAATACGCTTCACTAAGCAGAAAGAGGGTACCGTCCTTCCTCCCTTAGGCAAGATCCTTTGGAAAAGCAACCCTCAAGACTATTTTGAAGCCTTTATCTATGAATTGGACACCAAGCAAAAAGTTGGTTTCATCCGTCTGCAAACTTTCATGCCTGACAATACCATTAATATCATATGGAAAATCCTGAAACAAAAAAAACTCGCCAAAGAGCCTTGGGATGAATTTGCAGATAAGATCAATTACTTCAAGGACCGCACTGATATCCTGGTGATCGATCAGACAGATAACCATGGGGGAGCTGATCTATACACTTTTGCCATAGCCAGCATGCTGTCAGACACACCCCTAGCAACATCGCCTGATCACCACACCCTTAATTCAGACCTTATAAGTTCAGCAGTAGAGATAAGTCAGCTTTCCGAGGATGAATTGATGAAAGAGCTTGAAGAATCAAACAGTTTCGTCAATCAAACGATCCTCGGATATCCTGCAGATATTCTCCATATGAACAGAATGATTTCCTACTATAAATATCTGCTTAGCTGCTGGAAAAAGGGTGAGGTTTATACAAACCCGGTCCATTCTCATGGCGTAGATAAAGTGATCCCTTCAAAAAAAGCCAGATACGTCAAACCGATCATCGTATTAATAGACGAGTTTGCCATGTCTTGCGGCGACGTATTTCCTGCCATGATGCAGGATAATAACCGTGCCTTATTATTCGGACATACGACAGCAGGTGCCGGCGGGGCCGTCAAAAAAACGGATTTTCCAAATCGCTTGGGGATAGATTTCTATGCTTATACTGATACTTTGCTTATCCGATCTAATGGGATGCCGATAGAGAATATTGGCGTCTCTCCTGATGTGCAGTATCATCTTACAGCAGAAGACCTTACGAACGGATATCCAGGATATATTCAAGCTTTAAAGGAACAAATCCGGAAGCTAGTTCCGAGTCCTATAAGAGAAAAAGAACCGATAACAGCTAAGTGA
- a CDS encoding sigma-54 dependent transcriptional regulator, producing the protein MAIERILVVDDEAILRNFLSETLRRRHIEVHTAENGQKAINALRSNTYDMVITDMKMPDMTGLDVLKKAKEISPQTIVIVVTAYGSIENAVEAMRLGAFNYLIKPFSPDTIEALIDKASEHISLVEENHYLRQQVTGSTLSSNAPSIIYVSNIMHDIVENVNQIAKSNANVFITGESGTGKEVIAQAIHYNSKRAFHPFIKVNCAAIPDTLIESEFFGHEKGAFTGAYTGRKGRLELANTGTLLLDEITETPPMLQAKLLRVIQEQEFERVGGAKSISIDVRFIATTNRNIREAVANKILREDLYYRLNVVPIHLPPLRERKDDIIPLAEHFIAAMNREYGSSKTLSDSAKKKIMNYEFPGNIRELANIVERAFVLVDAAVIGPEHLLISGNLMETPLQKNETSDSINFPVGLSLRELEKHLIIETLTKFHSRRKAAEVLGISERTLRNRLQEYKNAGIEFTSQDQI; encoded by the coding sequence ATGGCCATAGAACGTATTTTAGTCGTCGACGATGAAGCGATTTTACGTAATTTTCTTTCGGAGACCCTAAGGCGGCGCCACATCGAAGTACATACGGCAGAAAATGGGCAAAAAGCTATAAATGCTTTACGATCAAACACTTACGATATGGTCATCACCGACATGAAAATGCCGGACATGACAGGTCTTGATGTTTTAAAGAAAGCTAAAGAAATTTCACCCCAGACGATTGTTATCGTAGTGACTGCATACGGCAGTATAGAAAACGCAGTAGAAGCGATGCGCTTGGGTGCATTCAACTACCTTATCAAGCCTTTCTCCCCTGACACCATCGAAGCCTTAATAGACAAAGCCTCCGAGCACATCTCCCTAGTAGAAGAAAACCATTATCTAAGACAGCAGGTGACCGGAAGCACACTTTCTTCCAATGCTCCCTCTATAATCTACGTTAGCAACATTATGCACGATATCGTAGAGAATGTGAACCAGATTGCCAAGAGTAATGCTAACGTCTTTATCACAGGCGAATCCGGGACAGGAAAAGAAGTGATCGCTCAGGCTATCCATTACAATTCAAAACGGGCGTTTCACCCCTTCATCAAAGTTAACTGTGCCGCCATCCCCGACACCTTAATCGAGTCCGAATTTTTCGGTCACGAAAAAGGAGCCTTTACCGGTGCTTATACTGGAAGGAAAGGACGTTTAGAACTGGCAAATACCGGGACACTCCTGTTGGATGAAATCACCGAAACGCCTCCCATGCTACAAGCAAAATTACTGCGAGTGATACAGGAGCAAGAGTTCGAACGTGTAGGCGGCGCTAAAAGCATCTCCATCGATGTACGCTTTATCGCTACAACTAACCGTAATATCCGAGAAGCTGTAGCCAATAAGATCCTTAGGGAGGATTTGTATTATCGCCTTAACGTGGTGCCTATCCACCTCCCCCCTTTGAGAGAACGTAAAGACGATATCATCCCTCTTGCCGAACATTTCATTGCTGCGATGAACCGTGAATATGGTTCTAGTAAGACCCTATCAGACAGTGCTAAAAAGAAAATTATGAACTACGAATTCCCCGGCAACATCCGTGAGCTTGCTAATATTGTAGAGCGGGCTTTTGTACTTGTAGATGCTGCTGTCATAGGCCCTGAGCACTTATTGATTTCAGGGAACCTTATGGAAACACCCTTACAGAAAAATGAGACCAGTGATTCCATCAACTTTCCTGTCGGGCTATCTTTAAGAGAATTGGAAAAACATTTGATCATCGAAACATTGACTAAATTTCATAGCCGCCGCAAAGCAGCAGAAGTGTTAGGCATTTCAGAAAGGACGCTCCGGAATCGTTTGCAAGAATACAAAAATGCCGGAATAGAATTTACTTCACAGGATCAAATTTAG